CCTGAAATGACATGATGAgacttttgatgttttttctcTAATGGGGCCTCAAAATTGAAATTTTCGTCTGAATTGTATATCTAATATATTACTTTCATAATTGTTCTCAGATCTAGCTGTATCATCATAATTTTTGCCCAAAGGACAGATGTGCACATTATGAATATATTGATATTGGCTGTCATACAAGGGCATTCAGAGCCGCCTGTAATGTTTGGCTGAAATTTAGGGGGAATGTCAGTTTGTTCACTCTTTCTACGTGGGACATGTAATTAACATGCATGGTTGCATGTACACGGTTTGCAGGCACTGAGGAGTTGCTGGGGAGCAGCAGAGCAGGTTAGAGGTTACTATGTTGACTGGAGGATGCTGAGGGATGTCAAGAGAAGACAGATGGCCTTTGACTATGCTGATGAAAGGTTACGGATTAACGCACTGAGGAAGAATATCATCCTACCGAAAGAGCTTCAGGTAGAGTTTCTGTTAAAGTTACACTTAGTCTGAATGCATTTCCTCATTGATATCATGAAAACATTCATgtgccacattttttttttttaaataaacactaACCCACAACTTCTGAAACGTTTTGAAAAAATTTTGCAGGAGGTAGCAGACAAAGAGATTGCAACACTGCCCAGAGACAGTTGCCCTGTGAGGATACgcaacaggtgtgtgttgactTCCCGCCCTCGGGGAGTGAAGAGGAGGTGGCGACTGAGTCGTATCGTCTTCCGTCATCTTGCTGACCACAATCAGATGTCTGGGATCCTACGGGCAAGGTGGTGACCGTGGCTTTGTTGGACTTTGCAGTCAGATTGAATAATGAAAAATGGGCTGTTTCAGTGGTCATAAGCATGAGTTCAGAACATCAGCCTTTCAGACTTCTGTATGTGTTATTTTTGCTGCACACAGTAAATAAAGAACAGAAATGTAAACGTTCATGTTAGTGAAGAAAAATGTATGTCCATTGAACATACTGTGCACAAAGATTAATAAATATTGTTGTATATTACTGTCATTGTAAGTGTCTCAATTTATTGAAAAATGTCCTTGGAGACGGCAGTGTTTGTATGGTGTTAGTGTAGATATTATCAAGGGAAAGCATATTTTCTTCCAACCTCATTTTGTCACCTTGTAAAAATCACTGACTGACCCAGGAGCCGCCTGAAATGAAATCCACGTGTCATGCAATATTTCAGTTAGAAATATTGAACCCTCACTAAACCCATAAACGAAAAAGCGTTCTATTTGCTTTACTTTCACTTATACTGTGCGACTGGTTCAAAAGCATCTCAGTTCAGTAAAAACAAATTTGTTCAAAATGTGGCACAACCCACCGACTCTAAAAAGTCTCATCTGTTGAGTGATAACAAACTGAAACGtttagaaaaacacaaacaaagttGAGGAGttgtagatgtttttttttttttaaattacaaccATTTTTGCTCACTCCATATGGCATCAGTGGGATATTTCTGACAGCAGAATGGCATTCATTCACGCCACCATAAAATACACAACAGAAAGATGGGTAATGTAGTTGTTCCCGTGAGCTTGAACACATCTTATTTACAGGTATTTTGGGTGTCATTACTCTGTCATTTAAAGCATTTATCAGTAGTTAATGCTTACACCAGGCTTCTTACTATCCTCACGCTTGattgttcagctcatttgtacTTACCTTTGTCTTTATgtgtctgtttaaaaaaaaaaaagaagtagtatgacttttttttacttaaagaTGTTAACACTCATGGCTGTTGAGTGGCAGTACTGTACTGCACAAACATATAATACTTGCTTACCAACAGCCAAAGGAAGAAGTGCTGTTGTCAGCAATTCCACCTTGGATCCTATAATAAAACAGAAGTACAGAGTATTATTAACAGTAGAGTTGAGGAAAGATGGCAATAAGCAATGGGAGGAAGCGAGAAAAGGATGATGGCTTTATAGAAGTCAAAGGAAAGTGTGAGAAGTGAGGTAAACTGGAGGAAACAAGATATGAAAGGATAATATCAAGACTTAGATTGGGACACACTGGGCTTAAGAGCACACAAAACATCAT
The sequence above is drawn from the Odontesthes bonariensis isolate fOdoBon6 chromosome 14, fOdoBon6.hap1, whole genome shotgun sequence genome and encodes:
- the mrps14 gene encoding small ribosomal subunit protein uS14m, giving the protein MAVHRIACLGLNTLYSTVCAPQQALRSCWGAAEQVRGYYVDWRMLRDVKRRQMAFDYADERLRINALRKNIILPKELQEVADKEIATLPRDSCPVRIRNRCVLTSRPRGVKRRWRLSRIVFRHLADHNQMSGILRARW